One window of the Bombyx mori chromosome 20, ASM3026992v2 genome contains the following:
- the LOC101741955 gene encoding carbonyl reductase [NADPH] 3, whose protein sequence is MSQKVAIIINGTNILGLAIVKALSEKLNGTVYFTASDEEEGLKATENFNNIGLYPKFLLAQITDKPALKKIADTIQMNHGSFDILINNTEDLKQCEDFPTYEEAKNVIDSKYKSLLIVEQYLFPLLKDSGRVINVTNAYGHLSNIKNDKWIKTLTAPDLTVEQIDNLFVEEYLRSLENGKFDKKWFSDDGKIAEYKISMVARTALTFVWQNKYKSRNICVNAVYPRLLALDMESAEESIKAILYLIFEASPKLTGTFMWHNKKLIDWYDTESDYSCKDVTLE, encoded by the coding sequence ATGTCTCAAAAAgtagctattattattaacggGACTAATATTTTGGGTCTTGCTATTGTTAAAGCTTTAAGTGAAAAATTAAATGGCACTGTTTATTTCACCGCCTCGGATGAAGAAGAAGGGTTAAAAGCTACAGAAAATTTTAACAACATTGGTTTGTATCCAAAATTCCTCCTCGCACAAATCACTGACAAGCCCGCTCTGAAAAAGATTGCAGATACAATTCAAATGAACCATGGCAGCTttgatatattaataaataatacggAGGACTTAAAACAATGTGAAGATTTTCCAACTTACGAAGAAGCTAAAAATGTTATTGACTCGAAGTACAAAAGTTTGTTAATTGTAGAGCAGTATTTGTTTCCTCTACTAAAAGATAGCGGTAGAGTCATCAATGTCACAAATGCATATGGTCATCTTTCGAACATAAAGAATGACAAATGGATCAAAACCCTTACGGCTCCAGATTTAACGGTAGAACAAATTGATAATTTGTTTGTAGAGGAGTATTTACGAAGCTTAGAAAATGGAAAGTTCGATAAAAAATGGTTCAGTGATGACGGAAAAATTGCGGAATATAAAATCTCAATGGTTGCTCGGACTGCCCTAACGTTTGTGTGGcagaataaatataaaagtagaAATATTTGCGTTAATGCTGTTTATCCTAGATTGTTGGCTTTAGATATGGAAAGCGCTGAAGAGTCAATCAAAGCTATCCTATATCTAATTTTCGAAGCCTCGCCAAAGTTAACTGGAACTTTTATGTGGCATAACAAGAAACTAATTGACTGGTACGATACAGAAAGTGATTATTCGTGTAAAGATGTTACCTTAGAGTAA